The DNA region GTAGAGTAGACATGATGACATATCttattaggccgtgacaattcgtcacataatctcactcgtggcccacaaacccacgggtcaaGCGCGTTGACTTGCACTTACACTTGatgaggttcattgtttctcataaccatatggtagtaggaggattagctcacctaatatatatgcaagtccacaccccactattttatcgacgtaggatcttgtctcacatgtgaagtatttccaacatatCTGATCtagtttttctctttttttgtgTGTGCCTTTCGTTTTGAAGACGTACTTACCATCGCAAACACCACCGGGCATCAAAGATCTTCGGATGGATGACATATTGAGTCGGCGTGGCAATGGGAAAGGAGAAAGAAAGTTACATGAGATGATTTATGATTATGCTCCTTACAACGATTTGGGTAATCCCGATAAAGATGATGACCTTTATCGGCCAGTTCTTGCTGGTGCTGAACGACCTTATCCAAGGCGCTGTCGCTCTGGAAGACCACCTATGAAATCCAGTAAAGTTCTGCCTCCCTAACACCCTTATAGTCTCAATCATTTGTTAGTTATTATTGCATAATCTGATAGCATTTGACAGTTTATCTACTGTGAACTTTTTCCTTCAAGCAGACCCAGAAAGCGAGAGTAGAATAGAGAAGCCGCATCCAGTATACGTTCCTCGTGATGAAGCATTCGAGGAAACAAAGCAGTCAACATTTGCTACCGGAAGACTGAAAGCCGTGCTGCACAACTTGGTACCTCAAATTGCTACGGCTTTGGCTAGTTCAGATATCCCATTCACTTGCTTTGCTGATATAGACAACCTATATATCAGTGGTTTTACTATAAAAGATGATGAGGTTTCTGAAAACGTTAATAGCATTGCACAAATGCTCAGCATGGGTACTAGGTTACTTAAGTACGATGTTCCAGCCGTCATTAAAAGTAAGTCTTGTTCGACATTGTCGTTCTTGTAACAACTTTATTATTGTTTCGGAATTTCCTTTTAGTCCAATGTTCCTCGGTGCTTACAGTTTTCGGTCTTAGGTGATAGATTTTCGTGGCTAAGGGATAACGAATTTGCACGACAGGCATTAGCAGGAGTGAATCCGGTGAACATTGAACTTCTTAAGGTAAGTTCGAAATGACTGTAAAGAGCTCTAGAAAGAACCGGGAGTTTTCCTTTTTTGATACTTGATTTTGCGGCTTAGGAATTTCCCATTACGAGCAAAATGGATCCAGCAGTCTATGGTCCTCCGGAATCTGCAATCACAAAGGAAGTACTCGAAGGACAACTAGATGGAATGAGTGTGGAAGAGGTAACTAGCATGGTTTACAGCTTTATGTGTTTAGTAGCTCGAGTGTCGCTTTTATTCATGGTTTTTGAATATGATCAAAATGTATCTGCTTTTCTTCCTATATTGTGGTTACCGTTTGATCCAATTTGGTTTCATCATTTGATTGAATTTGGTTTGATCTGATCAACTAAATCTGTTCCTGCCTTGCAGGCGATTGTAAAAAAGAGACTCTTCATAATCGATTATCATGACCTCTTACTTCCGTTTGTCGACAAGATAAACAAGTTGCCTGGTAGAAAAGCGTATGCATCTCGAACAATATTTTTCTACACGAATGGTGGGAGTTTAAGACCTATTGCTATCGAGCTTTCACTTCCTCCCTCCAACTCTCGCCCTGCATTTAATCGTGTTTATACTCACGGCCATGATGCTACAAGCTATTGGGTTTGGAAGTTGGCCAAAGCGCACGTGTGTGCAGTTGATGCTGGTGTGCATCAGTTAATAAATCATTGGTGAGTTCAAACGATCCAAATCCGCTAAACTTATTGAACCTCGAGAATTTCTAATGTTGGGATGATATGTGGTTATATTATAGGTTGAGGACTCATGCTAGCATGGAGGTTTACATAATTGCTACTAATAGACAACTGAGCCAAATGCATCCGGTTTACAAGCTCTTGCATCCACATATGCGGTATACTATGGAAATTAACGCCCTTGCTCGACAGAGCTTGATCAATGGAGGGGGAATCATAGAGGCTACTTTTACTCCAGGAAAGTATGCTATGGAAATCAGCTCTGCCGCCTATAAGAGCATGTGGCGGTTTGACATGGAAGCTCTACCAGCTGATCTACTTCGAAGGTGAACCCACCATTTTTTCCATcttttataagataaaacataaaGGGGTTGATTAGAGACGAAACCAAAACTTTAGGTGATCTGGGGCGAAAATATTCATGTTAGTAAAGTAAAAAGTTTTTTAGGTGAGTAGTCAATAATTGTTGGGATATTTGAACATTTTTGTGGTGTTGACaacatcatcattatcagcctAATATCCTGCTCGAAAACAGGGTCTGGGTGAGGGAAGGTGACGGGCAGACTTTAAAGTAGATTTAAAATACGGTGGGCCAAATACCTCATATGCACTATATATCACTGATTTTTAAGGGTAGGTTATGGCAAGCTTTCTCCCACTAGTAGCTCGACCCCTGTGTTGATGGAACATTGTGTGTTTATAATCAAAGGCAAAATAATCTTTCATATAGTTCAATAAGACCTTATTTTTGATGagaaatgatgttttagatCTTGGATTTCTTAGGGGAATGGCAGAGGAGGATCCTACAGCACCCTGTGGAGTAAAACTTGTGATCGACGATTATCCCTACGCTGCTGACGGACTTCTTGTGTGGTCTGCCATCAGCGAATGGGTTGAATCCTATGTTTCATACTACTACCCCGACTCGAATGCCATCACCTCGGATGTTGAACTCCAAGGATGGTGGAAAGAGATCAAGAACGAAGGTCATGCTGATATGAAGGATGAACCTTGGTGGCCTAAACTCGAGTCCAAGGAGGACTTAACCAGGATACTAACCATAATGATCTGGGTTGCTTCAGGTCAACATGCTGCTATAAACTTTGGACAGTACCCTTTCGGAGGCTATGTCCCAAACCGTCCTACAATGATGCGTAAATTGATCCCTCAAGAAAATGAACCCGAGTACGAGAAgctgcttaaaaaccctcaagcTACATTCCTATCTTCTTTGCCTTCTAAGCTTCAAGCTACGAAAGTCATGGCCGTCCAAGACACTTTGTCGACACATTCCCCTGATGAAGAGTATCTTGGGCAGGAGCACGGGAACTGGACTGATGACCAACATGTTAAAGGCATGTTTGCGAGATTCTCCTCGCGTTTGAAGGAGATCGAAGAGACAATTCATCAAAGAAATAAGGATTGCCGTCTTAAGAACAGAACGGGTGCAGGTGTTCCTCCATATGAACTGCTTGTACCAACTTCTGGTCCTGGAGTCACCGGTCGTGGTATTCCTAATAGCATTTCTATCTGAACAGTGTATACTATAAAATTTTCTTACAGTAATATTCTTCTCATAAGATTTTTATGAGTTATTTAAGAATTTCGGATCTGAACCttgtatgaaaaaaaaataacaaaagataGTTGAAACCTTCAATTAGGTTATTTGAAGGAAAAGCTTGCAAACTTAATTTGCAATGACTAATCTCGCTGATGACAAATAGATTGGGCTTGGTTCTAGTCATAATCGAGCGATGCTTAGTTTGATATTTTATTAGTTGAGTGTTGGGGTGACAAACAAGTAAAATTTTACGAGTTTCGCACCATATTCATCCCAACTTGGGcgatattaaaagtcgtatgacATTTGTCAATTAACTTGCAAATCGGCCTTGGTATAAACACCAGTTAATTTTACCAATCTTCTATGGATTGCTCTACTTCAATTCAGCATATTGTTCCATTGTCCATAGAGTTTTCAAGAAATTATATAAATGTTGCAGTTGACTAGCATATGCATTCACTTtgaacaaaatgaaaaattaagctTACAACTAATAGGTTCAGCATAATATATACAAGTGGGAAGAAAATGAACAAGTTAAAACATTATTTAACTTGAACATGATCTATGTACCcaacaaagaaaaattaaagcaTTTCActcaaaaaagttttaatttataaaggtTTCAAACTTATGG from Amaranthus tricolor cultivar Red isolate AtriRed21 chromosome 3, ASM2621246v1, whole genome shotgun sequence includes:
- the LOC130807940 gene encoding lipoxygenase 6, chloroplastic; translation: MLSSRLTPTIKSTFNESSPHRRLPGARISGKNSSLARNARTKKTLMRNGLLKVRAVISSGDSTVKSGAPAGMEIKDEKGTLLNNSSGNGIQVKAIVTIKKKIRQRLVDKLEDQWFNFLNSIGQGIFIQLISEELNPDFNSRRSVEAYVTGRPPSSSSGQSYIVEYTANFTVPSNFGNPGAILITNNYSREIYLVEIVLHGFNDGPFNFPANSWIHSIKDNPESRIIFRNHTYLPSQTPPGIKDLRMDDILSRRGNGKGERKLHEMIYDYAPYNDLGNPDKDDDLYRPVLAGAERPYPRRCRSGRPPMKSNPESESRIEKPHPVYVPRDEAFEETKQSTFATGRLKAVLHNLVPQIATALASSDIPFTCFADIDNLYISGFTIKDDEVSENVNSIAQMLSMGTRLLKYDVPAVIKSDRFSWLRDNEFARQALAGVNPVNIELLKEFPITSKMDPAVYGPPESAITKEVLEGQLDGMSVEEAIVKKRLFIIDYHDLLLPFVDKINKLPGRKAYASRTIFFYTNGGSLRPIAIELSLPPSNSRPAFNRVYTHGHDATSYWVWKLAKAHVCAVDAGVHQLINHWLRTHASMEVYIIATNRQLSQMHPVYKLLHPHMRYTMEINALARQSLINGGGIIEATFTPGKYAMEISSAAYKSMWRFDMEALPADLLRRGMAEEDPTAPCGVKLVIDDYPYAADGLLVWSAISEWVESYVSYYYPDSNAITSDVELQGWWKEIKNEGHADMKDEPWWPKLESKEDLTRILTIMIWVASGQHAAINFGQYPFGGYVPNRPTMMRKLIPQENEPEYEKLLKNPQATFLSSLPSKLQATKVMAVQDTLSTHSPDEEYLGQEHGNWTDDQHVKGMFARFSSRLKEIEETIHQRNKDCRLKNRTGAGVPPYELLVPTSGPGVTGRGIPNSISI